One window from the genome of Candidatus Chlorohelix allophototropha encodes:
- the pyk gene encoding pyruvate kinase, translating into MTRRTKIVGTIGPASWDEPVLHRLIEEGLDVVRLNFSHAEHNKAAETIALVRRLANENERNVAILQDLQGPRIRTGKVAEKIQLEQGKEVVLTTQPDFVATSPDMIGVDYAGLSLDVKSGDLLLIEDGLFKLQVLHTTADAVHCVVIEGGLLGSHKGINVPGVTLGVPTITDKDKEDLRFGIEQDVDYVALSFVRQAEDVIQLRQLIQKYAGTDDPLHLPLIIAKIEKHEAIANFDAILAAADGIMVARGDLGVELPTEQIPVLQKRIIRKCNDAGKTVITATQMLDSMTRNPRPTRAEASDVANAIIDGSDATMLSGETASGLYPIEAVRVMSRIAETIEREWLFSSYHTRIHYGYATNITDAISQSVVDISLELGVSLILATSSSGSTARMISRCRPSVPLLVATAEERTYRRLALVWGTEAIKTEHYSITSEVVNRLQQRLLERSLVKPGDKIVVTGGLPVGVPGQTNMLRVVTIGQGI; encoded by the coding sequence ATGACGCGACGGACAAAAATCGTGGGAACCATTGGACCTGCCTCATGGGACGAACCGGTGTTGCACCGCCTTATTGAAGAGGGGTTGGACGTGGTGCGGCTGAACTTTTCACATGCAGAACACAACAAAGCGGCTGAAACTATCGCACTGGTGCGTCGCTTAGCCAATGAAAACGAGCGCAATGTAGCTATTTTGCAGGATTTGCAGGGACCGCGAATTCGCACCGGCAAGGTGGCAGAAAAAATCCAACTAGAACAGGGAAAAGAAGTAGTTCTTACCACTCAGCCTGATTTTGTAGCAACTTCGCCGGATATGATCGGGGTGGATTACGCCGGGTTATCGCTTGATGTGAAGTCAGGTGATTTGCTTCTGATTGAAGATGGGCTTTTTAAGTTACAGGTTTTGCATACTACTGCTGATGCCGTGCATTGTGTAGTGATTGAGGGCGGATTGCTTGGTAGCCATAAGGGTATCAATGTGCCGGGCGTAACACTAGGCGTACCAACGATAACCGATAAGGATAAAGAAGACCTGCGTTTTGGTATTGAACAGGATGTGGACTATGTAGCGTTGAGCTTTGTACGCCAAGCCGAAGATGTTATCCAATTACGCCAACTGATTCAGAAATATGCTGGAACGGACGACCCGTTACATTTGCCGCTAATTATTGCTAAAATCGAGAAGCATGAAGCAATTGCTAACTTCGATGCGATTTTGGCAGCAGCAGATGGGATAATGGTAGCACGTGGGGATTTAGGAGTGGAATTACCCACCGAGCAGATACCGGTGCTACAAAAGCGGATTATTCGCAAATGCAACGATGCGGGCAAAACTGTAATTACCGCCACCCAGATGCTCGACTCAATGACTCGTAATCCGCGCCCTACTCGTGCCGAAGCTTCGGACGTGGCTAATGCGATTATCGATGGTTCAGATGCTACAATGCTTTCCGGCGAAACTGCCAGCGGGCTTTACCCAATCGAAGCGGTGCGGGTAATGAGCCGCATTGCGGAAACCATCGAACGCGAATGGTTGTTTAGTTCGTATCACACCCGTATCCATTACGGCTATGCTACCAATATTACTGATGCTATCAGTCAATCGGTGGTGGATATATCTTTGGAGTTGGGTGTCAGCTTGATATTGGCAACTTCTTCCAGTGGTTCGACTGCCCGAATGATTTCACGCTGCCGCCCCTCAGTGCCGTTGCTGGTAGCTACCGCCGAGGAGCGCACCTATCGCCGACTCGCGTTGGTATGGGGTACGGAAGCGATCAAAACCGAGCATTATTCTATCACTTCCGAAGTGGTAAATCGTTTGCAGCAGAGGTTGCTAGAACGTTCGTTAGTTAAGCCCGGTGACAAGATAGTAGTAACCGGAGGCTTGCCCGTGGGCGTGCCGGGGCAAACCAATATGCTGAGGGTGGTCACAATCGGGCAAGGGATTTGA
- a CDS encoding TetR/AcrR family transcriptional regulator has translation MNNNNKSTLIIEGAFRLVEREGTEKLTLEAVAQEAGISKGGLLYHFPSKEALVSGMLRYMGEQFEQKIELAVANDPEPQGRWLRGYIRASLEPDETPQAVYMAITAAVATNRTLLEPLQKANTEWQKRIEESSGDRATATLLRMAADGFWYTEALGFGAMSPELKQEIMELMLKLSKQNSSTENGEN, from the coding sequence ATGAATAATAATAACAAAAGTACCTTGATAATCGAAGGGGCTTTCCGATTGGTGGAACGCGAGGGGACGGAAAAGCTGACCCTTGAAGCGGTAGCACAAGAAGCCGGTATTAGCAAAGGCGGATTGCTATATCATTTCCCCTCCAAAGAAGCACTTGTAAGCGGGATGTTGCGTTATATGGGAGAGCAGTTCGAGCAGAAAATAGAATTAGCAGTGGCGAATGACCCAGAACCACAAGGACGCTGGCTGCGGGGCTATATTCGCGCCAGCCTTGAGCCGGATGAAACACCACAAGCAGTATATATGGCAATTACCGCAGCGGTTGCCACTAACCGCACACTACTGGAGCCGTTGCAAAAAGCTAATACCGAATGGCAAAAACGCATTGAGGAAAGCAGCGGCGACCGTGCTACTGCAACCCTCCTGAGAATGGCGGCAGACGGGTTCTGGTACACCGAAGCGTTGGGGTTTGGGGCAATGTCTCCTGAACTAAAACAAGAGATTATGGAATTAATGTTGAAATTATCGAAGCAGAATAGCAGCACAGAAAACGGGGAGAATTAG
- a CDS encoding DMT family transporter, with product MGLVLLGSAIVLEVCGTTCLKLSEGFSKPLFGALMFVFYGGSFTVMSFALKEIDVSVAYAIWSAMGTAMIATIGILWFNEPLNALKLISLVLIIAGVVGLNLSGTSHS from the coding sequence ATGGGGCTGGTATTGCTGGGCAGCGCAATTGTATTGGAAGTGTGCGGTACAACCTGCCTAAAATTGAGCGAAGGCTTTAGCAAACCGCTGTTTGGGGCACTAATGTTCGTTTTCTACGGCGGTTCTTTCACCGTAATGTCCTTTGCTCTGAAAGAAATAGATGTAAGCGTGGCTTATGCTATCTGGAGTGCGATGGGTACGGCGATGATTGCCACTATCGGTATCCTTTGGTTCAACGAACCGCTAAACGCCCTCAAGCTAATTTCGCTGGTGTTGATTATTGCAGGGGTAGTGGGCTTGAATCTGAGCGGGACAAGCCACAGTTAG
- a CDS encoding M24 family metallopeptidase: protein MAIGEAQKLEAQEKHTRIRAFMARNGLGALVLGRQNNFAWATGGGVNWVNTATDLGAASLVYTASGKAYALTQNIEVLRFENEEGLKELGFEVVPHRWWEGNSAKQVVLEALLSGEGAKVGADFPLEGAENLAPLLARERWSLTSHEAQRFRELGRLACEALEIATAEVKPGMSEWEIAGRLAQECFSRSLLAPVTLVATDERIWQYRHPVPTSKKLEKYAMLVVCARSGGLIASCTRLVHFGALAPELAKRHAAVQRIDAVFNLATKPGAAISEVFKQGLAQYAREGFPDEWQLHHQGGAAGYEARDYVGTPDSSETALDWQAFAWNPSITGTKSEDTILVSNEKGMEILTQSPNSKWPSTNVEIEGLGDIRRPDILVL from the coding sequence ATGGCAATTGGTGAAGCACAAAAGTTGGAGGCACAGGAAAAACATACTCGTATCCGCGCTTTTATGGCGCGAAACGGGTTGGGGGCGCTGGTTTTAGGGCGACAAAACAACTTTGCGTGGGCTACAGGAGGCGGGGTGAATTGGGTGAATACCGCTACGGATCTTGGCGCAGCCTCGTTGGTTTATACTGCTTCTGGTAAGGCTTACGCCCTTACTCAGAATATTGAAGTTCTTCGCTTTGAAAATGAAGAAGGTTTGAAAGAACTGGGCTTTGAGGTTGTACCGCATCGTTGGTGGGAAGGGAACTCCGCCAAACAAGTAGTTTTGGAAGCGTTGTTAAGTGGAGAAGGTGCAAAAGTTGGCGCGGATTTCCCGCTCGAAGGAGCAGAAAATCTTGCCCCATTATTAGCGCGCGAACGTTGGAGTTTGACCTCGCATGAGGCGCAGCGTTTCCGGGAACTTGGTAGATTGGCATGCGAAGCTTTAGAAATCGCTACGGCAGAGGTTAAGCCCGGTATGAGCGAATGGGAGATTGCGGGAAGGCTGGCACAAGAGTGTTTTAGCCGTTCTCTGTTGGCTCCGGTTACGTTGGTAGCTACGGACGAACGTATTTGGCAATATCGCCATCCTGTACCAACTTCGAAGAAGCTGGAGAAATACGCCATGCTGGTGGTATGCGCCCGCAGCGGTGGTCTTATCGCCAGTTGCACCCGGTTGGTACATTTTGGTGCGCTTGCGCCGGAACTGGCAAAGCGCCATGCAGCAGTTCAGCGTATTGATGCGGTCTTTAATCTAGCTACAAAACCGGGCGCAGCTATTAGTGAGGTTTTCAAGCAGGGTTTGGCGCAATATGCCCGCGAAGGTTTCCCGGACGAATGGCAATTGCATCATCAGGGCGGTGCGGCAGGCTACGAAGCCCGCGATTATGTTGGTACACCTGATAGCTCTGAAACCGCGCTAGATTGGCAGGCGTTTGCTTGGAATCCCTCCATAACAGGCACTAAAAGCGAAGATACTATTTTGGTGAGCAATGAAAAGGGCATGGAGATTTTAACCCAGTCTCCCAACTCGAAATGGCCTAGCACCAACGTTGAAATCGAAGGGTTGGGCGACATACGCCGCCCTGATATTCTCGTCCTTTAG
- a CDS encoding 2'-5' RNA ligase family protein, with product MLTSSFTGTLSSIRANNEQEPQFAIILYAPTEVSTALDYVRFRYDPGFKMKIPPHITLKRPASIGKQPNLSAHFHTVCRAIEEITPTINPFAVALSGYDVFRKPDCNVVFLKIADASPLWHLHQKLIEVLSRFYPDGAADSLEGAKYHPHLTIGNKLSDIELAVLQHELDTGSYKLDFRFIAEEMGLLAQLPIADDRFDWRTISHFKFGSIPAAK from the coding sequence TTGTTAACCAGCAGTTTTACCGGGACACTAAGCTCTATTCGAGCTAATAATGAGCAAGAACCTCAATTTGCTATTATTCTTTATGCCCCTACAGAGGTTTCTACCGCACTGGATTATGTCAGATTTAGATATGATCCGGGCTTCAAGATGAAAATACCCCCTCATATTACCTTAAAACGACCAGCTTCAATCGGTAAGCAACCTAATTTATCCGCCCATTTTCACACTGTATGCCGCGCTATAGAAGAAATAACCCCTACTATTAATCCATTTGCGGTTGCGCTATCGGGCTATGATGTTTTCAGGAAACCGGATTGTAATGTGGTTTTTCTGAAAATTGCGGATGCCTCGCCTCTGTGGCATTTGCACCAGAAATTGATTGAAGTGCTTTCACGCTTCTATCCCGATGGAGCAGCAGATTCTCTCGAAGGTGCAAAATACCACCCGCACCTAACAATTGGCAACAAATTAAGCGATATAGAACTGGCTGTGCTTCAACATGAGTTGGATACCGGTAGCTACAAACTTGATTTCCGTTTTATTGCGGAGGAGATGGGCTTACTGGCGCAGTTACCTATAGCGGATGATCGCTTTGATTGGCGCACCATTTCTCATTTCAAATTTGGGTCAATTCCCGCTGCAAAATAA
- a CDS encoding 4Fe-4S dicluster domain-containing protein yields the protein MAYIITEPCVDVMDKSCVNVCPVDCIYNDEEDRSLFINPDECIDCGACEPECPVSAIFAEEEVPDKWNAFIGINKLYFSDKAAARAKLAKLYPEKRSKE from the coding sequence ATGGCTTACATTATAACCGAGCCTTGCGTGGATGTAATGGATAAATCCTGCGTCAACGTTTGTCCGGTTGATTGCATCTATAATGATGAGGAAGACCGCTCGCTTTTTATTAACCCGGATGAATGCATTGACTGTGGCGCGTGCGAACCAGAGTGCCCTGTTTCTGCGATTTTTGCGGAAGAAGAAGTGCCGGATAAGTGGAATGCGTTCATCGGCATTAATAAGCTTTACTTCAGCGATAAGGCAGCGGCACGTGCCAAGCTTGCTAAGCTGTATCCGGAAAAACGCAGCAAGGAATAA
- a CDS encoding LuxR C-terminal-related transcriptional regulator, whose translation MSKIILFDLSRENKMRVVGILNQLRNYSLFKEVSTTKELPVESEPVTIICGLAKPSTHNFNMIGELNQSPNHRILVISEQDDQSSLWSLLQKGAAGILLAGFSKEELQIALDALAAGQTFISPRVSSGLIKDYLKAVKSCPSLLALMTPEQRETLKLIAEGKTSKQIAEKLHLSPKTADLYRSKIMKIIGVTDITGIVRFALREGLVTA comes from the coding sequence GTGAGCAAAATAATTTTGTTTGATTTAAGCCGTGAAAATAAAATGCGCGTTGTTGGAATCCTAAACCAACTTCGTAATTATTCGCTTTTCAAAGAGGTTAGCACTACAAAGGAACTCCCCGTTGAAAGCGAACCTGTTACCATTATTTGTGGGTTGGCTAAGCCCTCTACTCACAATTTCAATATGATCGGTGAGTTGAACCAAAGTCCTAATCATCGCATTCTGGTTATCTCAGAGCAGGATGACCAATCATCTCTCTGGTCGCTGCTGCAAAAAGGCGCTGCCGGAATTCTCTTGGCGGGTTTTAGCAAGGAAGAACTGCAAATTGCGTTGGATGCTCTAGCTGCCGGACAAACCTTCATCAGCCCTCGCGTATCGAGTGGTCTCATCAAGGATTATTTAAAAGCGGTGAAATCTTGCCCTAGCTTGCTTGCCCTGATGACACCCGAACAGCGCGAAACCTTGAAGCTGATTGCAGAAGGTAAAACCAGTAAGCAGATTGCCGAAAAATTACACCTGAGTCCTAAAACAGCAGATTTGTACCGCTCCAAGATAATGAAAATAATCGGCGTTACTGATATTACAGGGATAGTGCGATTCGCCCTTAGAGAAGGTTTGGTAACTGCTTAA
- a CDS encoding response regulator, producing the protein MRYLNILLASASPEFLISSKHFISSLPAVDYVTSVVAASSIFEKLAVKDFDLIVLDARLPDMTGIDVARLVKLQAMPPKIALVASNDYEFYLDTNTSTNIDGFIDRTEFVTQFQSLLESLFLLEKMEGDDN; encoded by the coding sequence ATGAGATACTTAAATATATTACTGGCAAGTGCTTCACCTGAATTCCTGATATCGTCCAAACATTTTATCTCGTCCTTACCGGCAGTTGATTATGTAACCAGTGTAGTGGCAGCCAGTTCGATATTTGAAAAGCTGGCTGTAAAAGACTTTGACCTTATCGTATTAGACGCTAGGTTACCGGATATGACCGGTATCGATGTAGCAAGATTAGTAAAACTACAAGCGATGCCACCAAAAATAGCGTTAGTTGCTTCTAATGATTACGAGTTTTATCTAGATACAAATACATCCACTAATATAGACGGTTTTATTGACCGGACTGAGTTCGTAACACAGTTTCAATCTTTACTCGAATCTCTCTTCCTTCTGGAGAAAATGGAAGGGGATGACAATTAA